The following proteins are co-located in the Poecile atricapillus isolate bPoeAtr1 chromosome 2, bPoeAtr1.hap1, whole genome shotgun sequence genome:
- the LOC131575535 gene encoding endogenous retrovirus group 3 member 1 Env polyprotein-like codes for MKLPKMKLAHTGLLGGLILVQLVSLGIGGGGEACTKCYYPLYDGEDLGSLMRVHTNINPTCFDHTQLETCQEEGKTYWITRNTASFRQRLLGECPVGESWLCFEEEGLNDVIKEKQLRIKKGNLDETLGKNLFIDLMERISRELNLTNCWVCGNTQMSDIWPWEGISLAPLDILRWKLTEQKPQMGNRGREQWDLKTRVIGEECIKRTGKKYKTPVGKMACKRYLTVKDSGSRWIPQEPNRYWAIGRKERGCIYHEGYKLHECAEKGINPFWGLRELSKYWEHPTDTQDTFWKAPEYLFWICGSTAYTHLPGDWAGSCTIGIIKPAFFLLPKESGSYLGVPLYDNLKKGSRKRRHVIDLGSNQKWKGKIWTPEEIIKTYGPATWAQDGSWGYRTPVYMLNRIIRLQAVLEVVSNRTALALDHISTQLAQTRAVVYQIRLAVDYLLADEGGICGKFNSSECCLEIDDKSEDSDYHSTS; via the exons ATGAAGCTCCCTAAAATGAAACTAGCTCATACCGGACTCTTAGGTGGACTGATATTGGTCCAGCTAGTGAGCCTTGGGATAGGGGGTGGTGGAGAAGCATGTACAAAGTGCTACTATCCCCTATATGATGGAGAGGATCTAGGATCACTGATGAGAGTCCACACAAACATCAATCCCACCTGTTTTGATCATACCCAACTGGAAACCTGCCAGGAGGAGGGAAAGACATATTGGATTACTAGAAATACTGCCTCATTTAGGCAACGCCTGCTTGGAGAATGCCCTGTAGGAGAATCCTGGCTCTGCTTTGAGGAAGAGGGACTGAATGATgtaataaaggaaaaacaattgaGGATAAAGAAGGGTAATCTGGATGAAACACTGGGTAAGAACCTATTCATTGACTTGATGGAGAGAATCAGCAGAGAGTTAAACTTAACCAATTGTTGGGTATGTGGGAACACCCAGATGTCAGATATTTGGCCCTGGGAAGGGATCAGCTTGGCACCTTTAGACATCTTAAGGTGGAAATTAACTGAGCAGAAACCCCAGATGGGGAACAGGGGACGAGAACAATGGGATTTGAAAACAAGGGTGATCGGGGAAGAATGCATtaaaaggacaggaaaaaaatacaaaaccccTGTGGGAAAAATGGCCTGCAAAAGATACCTAACTGTGAAAGACTCAGGTAGCAGGTGGATCCCCCAAGAACCAAACAGGTATTGGGCCAttgggagaaaggaaagggggTGTATTTATCATGAGGGGTACAAACTGCATGAGTGTGCAGAAAAGGGAATAAACCCTTTTTGGGGGTTAAGAGAACTCTCAAAATATTGGGAACATCCTACCGACACACAGGACACTTTTTGGAAGGCCCCTGAGtatttattttggatttgtggGAGCACTGCCTATACCCACCTCCCAGGGGATTGGGCGGGAAGTTGCACAATTGGGATAATAAAgcctgcttttttcctcctacCCAAGGAATCAGGATCATACTTGGGAGTCCCCTTGTATGATAACTTAAAAAAAGGCAGCCGAAAGAGGAGGCATGTAATAGACCTAGGAAGTAATCAAaaatggaaggggaagatcTGGACCCCTGAAGAAATAATTAAGACATATGGACCAGCCACGTGGGCCCAGGATGGATCCTGGGGGTATCGTACCCCAGTCTATATGTTAAATCGAATCATCCGTCTCCAGGCAGTATTGGAAGTGGTGTCAAACAGAACTGCCCTTGCTTTAGACCACATTAGCACCCAATTGGCACAAACCAGGGCTGTAGTTTACCAGATTCGGCTGGCGGTAGACTACCTATTGGCAGATGAGGGAGGCATTTGTGGGAAGTTTAATTCCTCCGAATGTTGCCTGGAGATAGATGATAAGAGTGAG GACAGTGACTACCACAGTACAAGCTAG